The DNA sequence GAAAAACGCTCGGCTTCGGCAAATTTTTGAATTGCATGTCCGATATCGCCCAAGCGTACCCCGGGTTTGACCATCTTAATGCCCACCCACATGGCTTCGTAAGTCTTTTGCACCAGCCGTTTGGCAAGAATGCTGGGTTCGCCGACCATATACATGCGGCTGGTATCGCCGTGAAAGCCATCGACGATGATGGTAACGTCAATATTTAAAATATCGCCGTTTTTGAGCTTTTTCTCATTAGGAATGCCGTGGCAAATCACATGATTGACCGAGATGCAGGTATGTTTGGGGTAGGGCGGTGTGCCATAGCCCAGACAAGCCGAGACGGAACCGCGCTCGGCAATATATTGCGCGCAGATGTTGTCCAAGGCTTCCGTACTGATACCGGCTTTGACATGCGCGCCGATCATATCCAATACATCGGCTGCCAAGCGGCCGGCGACGCGCATTTTGGCAATTTCGTCCGCGTTTTTAATGATGATACTCATAAAAGTCCTTTGTCTGTTAAGACCTGTTGTTCGTGTGGGCGGAGTAGCGCTTTGGATGATGATTATTAAGAGAAAAAATATCCGACTGCGCCGCTATGCTCTCTGCCCGAATGCGAGAGAATTTGGTAAAAACAAGCGGCTATGGTATAAAGCACGCCGCCGAAAGGCAAATCGAAAACACACAAACGCTGAAATCCTCTGCTTGGGTGCGCGTAAAACGCGTTGAGTAGGGCAGGCGTTTGGAGGCTTAACCCTTTAATATGGAGTATTTAATGAGTCAAGTTAGCATGCGAGAACTCTTTGAAGCAGGCGCTCACTTTGGTCACCGTACCCGTTTTTGGAATCCGAAAATGGCACCTTACATCTACGGCAAGCGTGGTGACATTCATATCATTAACTTGGAAAAAACCGTCCCGATGCTCAACGATGCCTTGAATTTCTTAGGCACGGTTGTCGCTAACGGCGGACGCGTCATGTTTGTCGGCACGAAGCGCAGCGCTTCCGAAGCCGTTGAAAAAGCAGCTAGCCGCTGCGGCATGCCTTATGTCAATTTCCGCTGGTTGGGCGGCATGATGACAAACTTCAAAACCATCCGCCAATCGATTCGCCGCTTAGAAGAAATTGAAAAAATGAGCGAAGACGGCACTTATGCCAAATTAGCGAAAAAAGAAGTCATCATCATCGAGCGCGAGCGCGAAAAATTAGCGCGTGCCTTATCAGGCATCCGCAACATGAAGCAATTGCCCGACGTATTGTTCGTTATTGACGTGGGTCATGAAGACATCGCCATTCAAGAAGCGCGCAAATTGGGCATTCCGGTTATCGGCATAGTCGATACCAACGGCAATATCGACGGCGTGGATTACATCATTCCGGGCAATGACGACTCTGTGCGCGCTATCCGTCTGTATGTCGAATCTGTCGCCGATGCGGTAGAAGCGGCAAAACGCACTGCAGTCAACCGCGGTCAAGAAGATGCGGCGGAGAAACTGGAAGAAAGCGTAAACGAAGCTGAAGAAGCGGCACAAGAAGACGCCGAATAATTATCTAAGGCGCTGTTTTTTGCAGCGCCGTCTTTTTGAAGGAGAAAGTATGTCTATTTCTGCACAATTAGTGAAAGAGCTGCGCGAGCGTACCGGCGCAGGCATGATGGAGTGCAAAAAAGCGCTCGTCGAAACCAATGGCGATATTGAAGCGGCCGTTGACCATATGCGTAAAACCGGTTTGGCGAAAGCGGATAAAAAAGCCGGCCGTATTGCTGCCGAAGGCACTTTGGTATTCTCGGCCAGTGCCGATAACAAAGAAATCACTTTGGCTGAAGTGAATTGCGAAACCGATTTCGTGGCCATGGGCGATGAATTCCAAGCCTTTGCAAAACGTGTGGCGGAAGTGGCGCGCGAGCAAGGATTGACCAATGTGGAAGCCTTGTCTGCCGCTGAATTTGCCAATGGCGTCAGCATTGATGACCGCCGCCGCGAGCTGATTGCCAAAATCGGTGAAAATATGTCGGTGCGTCGTGTAATTACCTTAAAAACCGCCGCAGGCATTTTGGGTTCTTATCTGCATGGCAAGAAAATCGGCGTTTTGGTGGAAATCGAAGGCGGCGACGCGGAATTGGCAAAAGATTTGGCGATGCAGGTTGCCGCAGGCAATCCGATTGCTTTAGATGCGCAATCTCTGCCGCAGGATTTCTTGGATCGTGAAAACGAAATTCACCGCAGCAAAGCACAAGATTCCGGCAAACCGGCGAATGTGATTGAAAAAATGGTGGAAGGCGCGATGAAAAAATTGTTCAGCGAAGTCACTTTGCTCGGACAAAAATTCATCAAAGACCAAGATATTACTATCGAAGAATTACTGAAGCGCAAAAATGCCAAAGTCATTCAATATGTCCGCTATGAACTGGGCGAAGGCATCGAAAAAGAAGAATCTGATTTCGTTGCCGAAGTCATGGCGCAGGCAAAAGGTCAATAAGACTTTTCGCTTGCCGAAACCGCCGCTTGCCGGCGGTTTTTTTATCGCTGCCAAGGCTTTTTTCCCACGGTCTATGCCGCATGGCTGAGAGTGTGTAAAATAGCGCGCCATATCCTAGAGTAGTAAAAGAAGGTTCGCATGAATGTAGAGAATAAAACGCCGAAATATCGCCGTATTTTGTTGAAAATGAGCGGCGAGGCTTTGATGGGCGAGCAGCAGTTCGGCTTGGATGCTAATGTGGTGCGCCGCATTGCCGGCGAGATTGCGGTATTAAATCGTGCAGGTGTGGAAGTCGCCATTGTCATCGGCGGCGGCAATTTGTTCCGCGGCGCGCAATTGGCGGCTTTAGGCATGGAACGCGTTGCCGGCGATCATATGGGTATGTTGGCGACGTTGATGAATGCTTTGGCGATGCAGGACGCTTTGGAACAGCTCGAAGTGCCGGTGCGCGTGATGTCGGCTCTGCGCGTGGACGAGGTTTGCGAACCGTTTATCCGCCGCCGCGCGATTCGCCATTTGGAAAAGGGCAGTGTGGTGATCTGTGCCGCAGGAACGGGCAATCCTTTCTTTACTACGGATTCGGCGGCGAGTTTGCGCGCGATTGAATTGGAAGTCGATGCCATGTTTAAGGCAACAAAAGTTGATGGCGTCTATTCCAAAGATCCGAAAAAACATGCCGATGCGGTAAAATATGATGAAATGAGCTATCAGCAGGTGCTGACAGAGAATTTGCAGGTGATGGATGCGACCTCCATCGTGATGTGTCGCGATAATGAAATGCCTTTATTGGTTTTCGATATGACGAAACCTGATGAAATTATCCGCGCGGTCTTTGACGAGGCTGTGGGAACCGTGATTCATTCTTAAGGAGAGAAAATGTTAGATCCGATTTTTAAAGACGCTGACGAGCGTATGAATAAGTCTTTGCAGTCATTGGACGTAGCTTTAAGCAAAATCCGCACAGGGCGCGCCAATGTGGGCTTGCTCGATCATATCGAAGTGGAATATTACGGGGCGATGGTGCCTTTGTCGCAGGCGGCGAATGTGAGCGTCAGCGATTACCGCACCCTGATGATTCAAATCTGGGAGCGCGATATGGTCAGCAAAATCGAAAAAGCCATTATCAATTCCGATTTGGGATTAACGCCGAATACCGCCGGGCAGAATATTCACATCAATTTGCCGCCTTTAACCGAGGAGCGCCGCAAAGAGATGGTTAAAGTCGTGAAAAAAGAAGGCGAAGATGCCAAAGTTGCGGTGCGCAATATCCGCCGCGATGCCAATAATGAGATTGCCAAACTGCTTGCGGATAAGCAGATTTCCGAAGACGATCAACGCCGCGGCGAAACCGAAGTGCAAAAGCTGACCGATAAGCACGTCGAGAAAATCGATGCGGCTTTGGTGGCAAAAGAAAAAGAACTGATGGAAATGTAATGACGGAATTATCCGCCGTTCCTGCGCATGTTGCCGTCATTATGGACGGCAACGGACGTTGGGCAAAGCAAAGAATGCAGCCACGCAGCTTCGGGCATCGCGCAGGGCGCAAGAGCGTCGATAAGATTGTTGCCGCCGCCGTGCAGGCAGGGATCGACACGCTGACCTTATTTGCTTTTAGCACCGAGAATTGGAATCGTCCGGCGGCGGAAGTCGAGCTGATTATGGACGTGATTCGGCGCAGCATCGCCGAAGAGTCGCAGCGCCTGAAAGCGCAAAATATCCGCATGCGGATTTTAGGCTCAAGAGAGCGATTGAGCGAAGAGATGTGCCGCCAATTTGACGCAGCGGAGTCATTGACGGCGGATTGTACGGGCATGCAGTTGATTTTTGCCCTGAATTACAGCGGGCAATGGGAAATTTTGCAAACCTGCCGCAATTTATTGGCGCAGGCGCAAGCCGGCGGACTATCGGAAGAATTGTCGCTGCAAGATTTTGAGGCGGCACGCCCGATAGCGGATTTGCCGCCGGTGGATTTGCTGATTCGTAGCAGCGGCGAGATGCGGATTAGCAATTTTTTACTATGGGAATTGGCATATGCGGAGTTGTATTTCACAGAAACCCTATGGCCGGATTTCGACGAACAGGAATTTCAACGCGCTTTAGCCGCTTATGCGCAACGCGATCGCCGTTTCGGCGCATTATGTACGACTTAAAGGATGATTTATGAAACAGCGTATTATCTCTGCCCTTATCGCCATACCGCTGTTTATTAGCATGCTGTTGCTCGCGCCTGTCGGGCTGTTTAAATTGTTTTGGCTGGCGACCTTGGGTCTGACGGCGTATGAGGTGGGCAAAATGTTTGATTTCGCCCTGCGTCCGAGCAATTTGTGGATGTATGTAGGCTTGAACGGTTTATTAAGCGCCGCCTTATTGTTCTTTTTTCCGCTGACTGCGGCGGCGACGGGGATTTTATATATCGGCGCCTTGTTGTGGCTGTTGGCGGTTCCCTATGTATTGAAAACCTACCGTTTTCAAGTCTTGTCCAAAGGGCGCGACCGTTATTTCGCGCTGCTATGCCTTATTTTTCATTTGGCTTTTGCGGTGGCAGTCATGCGGGTCTATCAGGCGGTAGCAGGTATCGGACTCTTAACTTTATTGGTCTTGATTTGGGCAAGCGATGCGGGGGCTTATTTTATCGGCAGACAGATTGGCAAAACGCCGTTTTCGCCGCAAATCAGCCCGAATAAAACCTGGGAAGGCTTTGTCGGCGGCTTGCTTTTAGCCGCATTATGCACGCTTTTGTGGCTGTTTTGCTTTTCCGATCACCCTTTATTACAGAGTTTTTCGGCAAAAATACTCTTCTTTGTTTCGAGCCTTGCGGCATTGGTCTATGCCGCTTTGGGCGATTTGTATGAAAGTTTATTAAAACGTCGCGCCGGAGTAAAAGATAGCGGGCGCATCATGCCGGGACATGGCGGCGTTTACGACCGCATCGATAGTTGGCTGCCCGCCATCGTCATATGGGCGCTGACTTTCGAATGGCTGCGTATGATTTAACTCATTGGGATAAATAATGATTTGGGGAATTTTAGGATTTTTGATTACCATCGGCGTATTGGTCACGATTCACGAATGGGGACATTTTGCGGTAGCGCGCTTTTTCGGCGTTAAAATTCTGCGTTTTTCTTTGGGTTTTGGCAAACCGATTTTAAGTTGGACGGGTAAAAAAGACGGCACGCAATATACGCTAGCGCCGATTCCTCTAGGCGGATTCGTGCAAATGTACGGCGAAAAAGATGGCGAAGAGATTCCCGCAGAAGATAAGGCGCGGACCTTTTTCGGCCGTCCGGCATGGCAGCGGTTTTTGATTGCCTTTGCCGGTCCGGCGGTTAATCTGTTGTTTGCCATTTTGGCTTTTGCGCTCTTGTTTATGCTGGGTGTGAAAGGAATTTCGCCGACGGTATTGCACGTTGCGCCGCAGAGTTTGGCAGCTAATGCCGGCTTGGCAGTAGGCGATGTGATTACGAAAATTGACGGGCGGACGGTTAAATTGGCCACCGACGCCCATGTGGCATTGGCGACCGCCGATCGCGGCGTGATAGAGGTGCAATATCAGCGCGACGGACAGCAAGGAGCGGTGCAATTGGATTTATCGGCGCTGAAAGCGGGCGATGAGCTGAATATGGCACCCGTTTTGGGCATGTATTTGGCTGATGAATGGTGGCCGGCGAAAGTGGGTGCGGTGCTGACGGAAAAAGATCGCGCTGCTTACCGTCTGCATGAAGGCAGTACTTTTGCCGCCGCACAAATGGGTTTGCAGGCCGGCGATCAGATTTTGGCGATTAACGGCGAAGCCTTGCAGGAACATGACGGCGCTTTCCGCATCTCGGATAAACTGTTTGCGATGAAACCGCAGGATACGGTTACCCTGCATATTCTGCGCGACGGGCAGGAATTCAGCATAAGCGGACAGTTGGGGCGGCAAATCGTCGAGGACAAAACTTATCCTTTCTTAGGCGTGGCATGGATGCGGATGCCTAACCGCGATTTCTTCGCCCGATATGAAATTGTGGAGCGCTATTCTCCCCTGACGTCATTGGGCAAAGGCGTGGAAAAAACAGTTGGCTATGTACGCATGACTTTTGCCATGTTCGGACGCCTGATTCAGCGTCAAATCTCTTTTGACAATATGGGCGGCCCGATTACTATCGGCGATGCGGCGGGTAAAACCTTAAAAATCGGTTGGGAAGAATTTTTGAATTTCCTCGGCATTGTGAGCCTGTCTTTGGCGGCAATCAATTTATTGCCGATTCCGATGTTAGACGGCGGGCATATGGTCTTTACTGCACTGGAAACCATTCGCGGTAAAGGTTTGTCGGAAAAAACCATGACTTGGTGCTATCGGATCGGTACAAGCCTTGTGTTGAGTTTTATGGCCTTGGTCTTACTCAACGACCTGTGGCGCTATGTTATCCGCTAATCAGCGGTGATATTCCGCATAAATCATCAGCACTCCCAGACGGCAATGTTCTTCTATATCGGTTAATTGGCGAGCATTGTCTTCATTATCTTCCAAGGTGGTATCTAATTCGGCAATTTCGCGCAGTTCCGCAATGAATTGTCCGATGCTTTCGTCTTTGATTTCTAATTTGCCCTGTTCCTGCATGAATTGATAAGCCAGCAAAAATCCCTGGCACCAATTCACGAGGCTTTCGGCGCGCAAGAACAGCGGCTCTTCGTCGCTGAGCAAGAGTTGATAAGTCAGGGAATTGTCTTGCAAACTGCTGTCGCAATGTGCCAGCAATTCCTCGCTTAACTGCTGCGCATCGGCTTCTGCCAGCAGGTTGGGAGCGAGGGCGGCTTGATTGAAGGCGGAAAATGCACTGAGTATGCCGTGCAGTTCTGCGCCGTCAAACCACCAGCCTTCTTGAGCGATTAAAGCGGCGAGAGCAGCATAATTTAGTGTGGGCATTATGTGTCCTTATGTGAAAAAAATGGTAGTATAAGCGAAGTTTCGGCTGCGGTAGCGGTTTAAATCAAATTATGGTGATTAATCATATGATTTTAAATATAAAAAGTCTGACGTCGGGCTTTTGGGATTTAAAAAGCATGAGCAGCGGAGTGTTAAAGACGAAAAACAGGATTAAATGCGATGTCAGTTGAACGATTGCCAATTGATGAATTAAAAAGAATTGAAAAACAAGCCAGCAATGTATTAAAGCGATGGCGAAAATTGCAAAAAGATTTTGCCGATTTGCAAAATCAACATGCCAAATTGCAAGAGGAATTCCGCTTAACCGTGGATAAGAATGCAGAAGTGCTTGCCGCACAGGGCGATTCGCATCGCGAATCTTTAAAT is a window from the Suttonella indologenes genome containing:
- the uppS gene encoding polyprenyl diphosphate synthase, translating into MTELSAVPAHVAVIMDGNGRWAKQRMQPRSFGHRAGRKSVDKIVAAAVQAGIDTLTLFAFSTENWNRPAAEVELIMDVIRRSIAEESQRLKAQNIRMRILGSRERLSEEMCRQFDAAESLTADCTGMQLIFALNYSGQWEILQTCRNLLAQAQAGGLSEELSLQDFEAARPIADLPPVDLLIRSSGEMRISNFLLWELAYAELYFTETLWPDFDEQEFQRALAAYAQRDRRFGALCTT
- the pyrH gene encoding UMP kinase, whose product is MNVENKTPKYRRILLKMSGEALMGEQQFGLDANVVRRIAGEIAVLNRAGVEVAIVIGGGNLFRGAQLAALGMERVAGDHMGMLATLMNALAMQDALEQLEVPVRVMSALRVDEVCEPFIRRRAIRHLEKGSVVICAAGTGNPFFTTDSAASLRAIELEVDAMFKATKVDGVYSKDPKKHADAVKYDEMSYQQVLTENLQVMDATSIVMCRDNEMPLLVFDMTKPDEIIRAVFDEAVGTVIHS
- the rseP gene encoding RIP metalloprotease RseP, whose product is MIWGILGFLITIGVLVTIHEWGHFAVARFFGVKILRFSLGFGKPILSWTGKKDGTQYTLAPIPLGGFVQMYGEKDGEEIPAEDKARTFFGRPAWQRFLIAFAGPAVNLLFAILAFALLFMLGVKGISPTVLHVAPQSLAANAGLAVGDVITKIDGRTVKLATDAHVALATADRGVIEVQYQRDGQQGAVQLDLSALKAGDELNMAPVLGMYLADEWWPAKVGAVLTEKDRAAYRLHEGSTFAAAQMGLQAGDQILAINGEALQEHDGAFRISDKLFAMKPQDTVTLHILRDGQEFSISGQLGRQIVEDKTYPFLGVAWMRMPNRDFFARYEIVERYSPLTSLGKGVEKTVGYVRMTFAMFGRLIQRQISFDNMGGPITIGDAAGKTLKIGWEEFLNFLGIVSLSLAAINLLPIPMLDGGHMVFTALETIRGKGLSEKTMTWCYRIGTSLVLSFMALVLLNDLWRYVIR
- the frr gene encoding ribosome recycling factor, producing MLDPIFKDADERMNKSLQSLDVALSKIRTGRANVGLLDHIEVEYYGAMVPLSQAANVSVSDYRTLMIQIWERDMVSKIEKAIINSDLGLTPNTAGQNIHINLPPLTEERRKEMVKVVKKEGEDAKVAVRNIRRDANNEIAKLLADKQISEDDQRRGETEVQKLTDKHVEKIDAALVAKEKELMEM
- the map gene encoding type I methionyl aminopeptidase, which codes for MSIIIKNADEIAKMRVAGRLAADVLDMIGAHVKAGISTEALDNICAQYIAERGSVSACLGYGTPPYPKHTCISVNHVICHGIPNEKKLKNGDILNIDVTIIVDGFHGDTSRMYMVGEPSILAKRLVQKTYEAMWVGIKMVKPGVRLGDIGHAIQKFAEAERFSVVHEFCGHGIGRGFHEEPQVLHYGKPDTGVVLEAGMTFTIEPMINAGARHLRILPDGWVAVTKDRSLSAQWEHMLAVTDTGYEIFTLSQAERDAGISAVN
- the tsf gene encoding translation elongation factor Ts, coding for MSISAQLVKELRERTGAGMMECKKALVETNGDIEAAVDHMRKTGLAKADKKAGRIAAEGTLVFSASADNKEITLAEVNCETDFVAMGDEFQAFAKRVAEVAREQGLTNVEALSAAEFANGVSIDDRRRELIAKIGENMSVRRVITLKTAAGILGSYLHGKKIGVLVEIEGGDAELAKDLAMQVAAGNPIALDAQSLPQDFLDRENEIHRSKAQDSGKPANVIEKMVEGAMKKLFSEVTLLGQKFIKDQDITIEELLKRKNAKVIQYVRYELGEGIEKEESDFVAEVMAQAKGQ
- a CDS encoding UPF0149 family protein; this encodes MPTLNYAALAALIAQEGWWFDGAELHGILSAFSAFNQAALAPNLLAEADAQQLSEELLAHCDSSLQDNSLTYQLLLSDEEPLFLRAESLVNWCQGFLLAYQFMQEQGKLEIKDESIGQFIAELREIAELDTTLEDNEDNARQLTDIEEHCRLGVLMIYAEYHR
- the rpsB gene encoding 30S ribosomal protein S2 → MSQVSMRELFEAGAHFGHRTRFWNPKMAPYIYGKRGDIHIINLEKTVPMLNDALNFLGTVVANGGRVMFVGTKRSASEAVEKAASRCGMPYVNFRWLGGMMTNFKTIRQSIRRLEEIEKMSEDGTYAKLAKKEVIIIEREREKLARALSGIRNMKQLPDVLFVIDVGHEDIAIQEARKLGIPVIGIVDTNGNIDGVDYIIPGNDDSVRAIRLYVESVADAVEAAKRTAVNRGQEDAAEKLEESVNEAEEAAQEDAE
- a CDS encoding phosphatidate cytidylyltransferase translates to MKQRIISALIAIPLFISMLLLAPVGLFKLFWLATLGLTAYEVGKMFDFALRPSNLWMYVGLNGLLSAALLFFFPLTAAATGILYIGALLWLLAVPYVLKTYRFQVLSKGRDRYFALLCLIFHLAFAVAVMRVYQAVAGIGLLTLLVLIWASDAGAYFIGRQIGKTPFSPQISPNKTWEGFVGGLLLAALCTLLWLFCFSDHPLLQSFSAKILFFVSSLAALVYAALGDLYESLLKRRAGVKDSGRIMPGHGGVYDRIDSWLPAIVIWALTFEWLRMI